Proteins found in one Lutimonas zeaxanthinifaciens genomic segment:
- a CDS encoding DUF4270 domain-containing protein — protein sequence MLKRIAIFKNIGIGLIFLLGIVSCEKDLEDIAVDLTGQRPFEVGDSIFEVIAYHRNVDSSRVDNNEPDNAQLNAPLGLLGVNTDMTFGAMNSDLISQVLLPLTGADFGDNAIIDRVVLDIPYFATRDGDQSAVDPETGLPIINEGGDTLKVPNFTLDSIYGNKDFEYQIEVFELGTFLNSLDPDDPTKPKSYYSDKEYELRDELFSGGFIPNRNDTVLYVERRHLDGDPSTVDDIDTIKTETAAPSIKFDLDEQFFKERFVEHDNPFDFENNGNFVRYFRGLYVDAEGFDGSLLNLQVSNASMTIYYTNDVVTDEPDDEDLNGNGINGEEDVVVKTKQGQRYNLGGVRTSKYNRNYAGSEIERPLTNPDTETGEANLYLQGAAGSEIIIEVFDEETLDYLRQQNFLINEANLVFYLDGDQDEIPSRLLLYKYDFNSFIDDFYSFRYGADVFGGELEYDDEGNPEKYKFRITEYMNRVLKGDDPIAMSKLALKNLVNTDFPQGAVRDTTVNDWNWIPKGVVLHGNKPKDNTKRIKLEMFFSK from the coding sequence ATGCTTAAAAGAATAGCCATTTTTAAAAATATTGGTATAGGATTGATATTTTTATTAGGAATCGTTTCCTGTGAAAAGGATCTTGAAGATATTGCCGTTGACTTAACGGGACAAAGACCCTTTGAGGTAGGAGATTCGATCTTTGAGGTTATTGCTTACCATCGAAATGTTGATTCTTCGCGAGTGGATAATAATGAACCGGATAATGCACAGTTGAATGCCCCTTTAGGCCTTTTAGGAGTCAATACGGATATGACTTTTGGTGCTATGAATAGTGATTTGATCTCTCAGGTCTTGCTTCCTTTGACTGGGGCTGATTTTGGGGATAATGCAATTATCGACAGGGTAGTTTTGGATATTCCCTATTTCGCCACCAGGGATGGCGACCAAAGTGCTGTTGACCCTGAAACTGGCTTACCTATCATAAATGAAGGTGGAGATACACTTAAGGTTCCCAATTTTACGTTAGATTCAATCTATGGAAATAAGGATTTTGAGTATCAGATCGAAGTATTTGAATTAGGAACTTTTCTAAATTCACTCGACCCGGATGATCCTACCAAACCAAAGTCTTATTATTCTGATAAGGAGTATGAATTGAGAGATGAATTGTTCTCAGGAGGCTTCATACCCAACCGAAATGACACAGTACTATATGTGGAAAGACGTCATTTGGATGGTGATCCGTCCACAGTAGATGACATTGATACCATCAAAACAGAGACCGCTGCGCCTTCAATAAAATTTGATTTGGATGAACAATTTTTTAAGGAAAGGTTCGTCGAACATGACAATCCGTTCGATTTTGAAAATAACGGAAACTTTGTACGCTACTTTAGAGGATTATATGTGGATGCAGAAGGATTTGACGGTTCTCTTTTGAATCTTCAGGTTTCTAATGCCAGCATGACCATTTATTATACCAATGATGTGGTGACCGATGAACCAGACGATGAAGATTTGAATGGTAATGGAATAAATGGAGAAGAGGATGTAGTCGTCAAAACCAAACAAGGGCAACGTTATAATTTAGGAGGGGTTCGTACTTCAAAGTATAACAGAAATTATGCCGGTTCCGAGATAGAGCGACCTCTGACAAATCCTGATACGGAAACAGGAGAAGCGAATTTATATCTTCAGGGTGCGGCGGGATCTGAAATTATTATTGAGGTCTTCGATGAAGAAACGCTAGATTACCTCAGACAGCAAAACTTTTTGATCAATGAGGCTAACCTTGTTTTCTATTTAGACGGGGATCAGGATGAAATTCCATCCCGATTACTCTTATACAAGTACGATTTCAATTCATTTATTGATGATTTCTACAGTTTCAGATATGGGGCAGACGTGTTTGGAGGAGAGTTGGAATATGATGATGAGGGCAATCCTGAGAAATATAAGTTCAGGATTACTGAATATATGAACAGAGTCCTGAAGGGTGATGATCCAATTGCAATGTCAAAACTTGCTTTAAAGAACCTTGTAAATACGGATTTTCCTCAGGGAGCGGTTCGCGATACTACGGTAAATGACTGGAACTGGATCCCAAAAGGGGTGGTATTGCATGGAAATAAACCAAAAGACAATACAAAACGGATAAAATTGGAAATGTTTTTTTCAAAATAA
- the glmS gene encoding glutamine--fructose-6-phosphate transaminase (isomerizing) yields the protein MCGITGYIGYREAYPIIINGLKRLEYRGYDSAGVMLFDGKEINLSKTKGKVSSLEEKVHNEISESGFVGVGHTRWATHGIPNDTNSHPHTSQSGNLVIVHNGIIENYDTIKQELQSRGYEFHSDTDTEVLVNLIEEIKTTENVKLGKAVQIALNQVIGAYAIAVFDKAKPDEIVVAKLGSPIAIGVGKDFEEFFIASDASPFIEYTKDAIYLEDEELAIIKRGREVRVRKILDDSLIDANIQQLKLNLEEIEKGGYEHFMLKEIHEQPRAITDTFRGRLLVDEAIIKLSGLENNMKRFLNADRIIVVACGTSWHAGLVGEYIFEEFARIPVEVEYASEFRYRNPVITERDVVIAISQSGETADTLAAIKLARSKGAFVFGICNVVGSSIARENDSGAYTHAGPEIGVASTKAFTTQITVLLLMALRLARAKGTMTSSDYRLHLQELERIPEKVEQLLKIDDKVKEIAREYLLSSNCLYLGRGYNFPVALEGALKLKEISYIHAEGYPAAEMKHGPIALIDDRMPVVVIATSKGHYEKVVSNIQEIKSRKGKIIAVVTEGDITVKDIADHVIEIPEVEEAFSPLLTTIPLQLLSYHIAVMRNCNVDQPRNLAKSVTVE from the coding sequence ATGTGTGGAATTACCGGTTATATTGGTTATCGCGAGGCATATCCTATTATTATCAATGGATTAAAAAGATTGGAATACCGTGGGTATGACAGTGCAGGAGTGATGCTGTTTGATGGGAAGGAGATCAATCTCTCAAAAACCAAAGGAAAGGTATCCAGCCTCGAAGAAAAGGTTCATAATGAAATTTCGGAATCAGGATTTGTCGGTGTGGGTCATACACGGTGGGCAACTCATGGAATTCCAAACGACACAAATTCTCACCCTCATACTTCACAGTCAGGAAACCTTGTAATTGTTCACAACGGAATTATCGAAAATTACGATACCATCAAACAGGAACTTCAAAGTAGAGGATATGAGTTCCACAGTGATACGGATACAGAGGTGCTTGTAAATCTCATTGAAGAGATAAAAACAACCGAAAACGTAAAACTTGGAAAAGCAGTTCAAATAGCACTTAATCAGGTGATAGGAGCCTATGCCATCGCTGTGTTTGACAAGGCAAAACCCGATGAGATTGTTGTAGCAAAATTAGGAAGCCCTATTGCCATTGGAGTAGGTAAAGATTTTGAAGAGTTTTTTATTGCTTCAGATGCCTCTCCTTTTATAGAATATACCAAGGATGCCATTTATCTTGAAGATGAGGAACTGGCCATAATCAAAAGAGGAAGAGAAGTCCGGGTTCGAAAAATTTTGGATGACAGTTTGATCGATGCCAATATTCAGCAATTAAAATTGAATCTTGAGGAAATTGAAAAAGGGGGTTATGAGCATTTTATGCTGAAAGAGATACATGAGCAACCCAGAGCGATTACTGATACCTTCAGAGGAAGGCTTCTGGTGGATGAAGCAATCATAAAACTTTCGGGCTTGGAGAACAACATGAAACGATTCCTGAATGCCGATCGGATCATTGTGGTAGCTTGCGGAACTTCATGGCATGCCGGACTGGTTGGGGAATATATTTTTGAGGAATTTGCAAGGATCCCTGTTGAGGTTGAATATGCCTCTGAATTCAGATACAGAAATCCCGTTATTACAGAAAGAGATGTGGTGATTGCTATTTCCCAGTCGGGTGAAACAGCAGATACGCTGGCTGCGATCAAACTGGCAAGATCCAAAGGAGCTTTTGTTTTTGGAATATGTAATGTGGTTGGATCCTCGATTGCACGGGAGAATGACTCCGGTGCATATACGCATGCGGGCCCAGAAATAGGGGTTGCTTCTACAAAGGCTTTTACAACTCAGATCACGGTTTTACTGTTGATGGCCCTCAGACTCGCTCGGGCAAAAGGGACCATGACGAGTTCAGATTACAGATTGCATTTACAGGAATTGGAGCGCATACCTGAAAAGGTGGAACAGCTTTTGAAAATTGATGACAAAGTAAAGGAAATCGCGAGAGAATATTTATTGTCAAGTAATTGCCTTTACCTGGGAAGAGGCTATAATTTCCCTGTTGCTCTGGAAGGAGCGCTTAAATTAAAAGAGATTTCCTATATCCATGCAGAAGGATATCCCGCTGCAGAAATGAAGCACGGGCCTATCGCATTGATCGATGACAGAATGCCTGTTGTAGTAATTGCTACCAGCAAGGGACATTATGAAAAGGTGGTGAGTAATATTCAGGAGATTAAATCGAGAAAAGGTAAGATCATAGCTGTTGTTACAGAGGGTGATATAACCGTAAAAGACATTGCAGATCATGTGATTGAAATACCAGAGGTGGAAGAAGCTTTTTCACCCTTATTAACTACTATTCCATTGCAGCTGCTTTCATACCATATTGCTGTTATGCGTAATTGTAATGTTGATCAGCCAAGGAATTTAGCCAAATCGGTAACGGTGGAGTAA
- the pth gene encoding aminoacyl-tRNA hydrolase: protein MKKFLIVGLGNIGEKYHDTRHNIGFSILDHLAKKEDITFETKKLGDVARFRYKGRTFIMLKPSTFMNLSGKAVSYWLRIENIPLENLLVVTDDLNLPFGTIRLKGKGSAGGHNGLTNINEVLQTQSYARLRFGIGNEYSRGRQVDHVLGSWNEEESALIEERIDKSSRAITSFALAGLANTMNTFNGK from the coding sequence ATGAAAAAATTTCTGATTGTAGGGCTTGGAAACATTGGTGAAAAATACCATGACACCCGACATAATATTGGATTTTCAATACTTGACCATCTGGCAAAAAAGGAAGACATAACCTTTGAAACGAAAAAACTGGGTGATGTAGCCAGGTTCAGGTACAAAGGCAGAACCTTCATTATGCTGAAACCAAGTACTTTTATGAACCTTAGTGGAAAAGCTGTTAGTTACTGGTTAAGGATCGAAAATATTCCTTTGGAAAACCTTCTAGTTGTCACAGATGATCTGAATCTTCCTTTTGGAACAATCAGGCTCAAAGGTAAAGGAAGTGCAGGCGGCCACAACGGCTTGACCAATATCAATGAGGTCCTTCAAACTCAGAGTTATGCGCGACTCAGGTTCGGGATAGGTAATGAATACAGTAGGGGACGTCAGGTTGATCATGTACTGGGTAGCTGGAATGAAGAGGAATCTGCCTTAATTGAAGAACGAATAGACAAGTCATCCCGGGCAATTACTTCATTTGCACTTGCCGGGCTTGCAAACACCATGAACACATTTAACGGAAAATAA
- a CDS encoding 50S ribosomal protein L25/general stress protein Ctc produces the protein MKSITIKGSKRESVGKAATKALRNAGKVPCVLYGGDQALHFSAEELSFSKLVYTPNVYTASIELENGEKFEAILQDIQFHPVSDKILHIDFYQLDQAKEVTMEIPVRLIGNSPGVMAGGNLRNPYRKLKVRALPANLPDFINADISKLKIGDKLYVTELASDEFSILHPENTVVAQVRVSRLVVAAEGEDEDEDEAAEGAEGAEASAEEGAPAAE, from the coding sequence ATGAAATCAATTACAATCAAAGGATCTAAAAGAGAAAGCGTGGGCAAGGCAGCGACCAAAGCCTTACGTAATGCTGGAAAGGTACCTTGCGTATTATACGGAGGAGACCAGGCTTTGCACTTTTCAGCAGAAGAGTTGTCATTCAGCAAATTGGTATATACTCCAAATGTATATACGGCATCGATTGAACTTGAAAATGGTGAAAAGTTCGAAGCTATTTTGCAAGACATTCAGTTTCATCCGGTATCGGATAAAATCTTGCATATCGACTTCTATCAGTTGGATCAGGCCAAAGAGGTTACTATGGAAATCCCTGTTAGACTTATTGGGAATTCTCCTGGTGTTATGGCAGGTGGAAATCTTCGTAACCCTTACAGAAAATTAAAAGTTAGAGCACTTCCGGCAAATCTTCCGGATTTCATCAATGCTGATATTTCGAAACTGAAAATTGGTGATAAGTTGTATGTGACAGAACTGGCTTCAGATGAATTTTCTATACTTCACCCTGAGAATACAGTTGTTGCTCAGGTTAGAGTATCTCGATTGGTTGTTGCGGCTGAAGGAGAAGATGAAGACGAAGACGAAGCAGCTGAAGGAGCAGAAGGAGCAGAAGCATCTGCAGAAGAAGGAGCACCAGCCGCTGAATAA
- a CDS encoding ribose-phosphate pyrophosphokinase, translating to MQSAMLSPKIFACSQSVELAEKIASSYGMELGKVRKTMFSDGEYQVCFEESIRGRRIFLIGSTNPPNDNLMEMLLMIDAAKRASARHITAVMPYFGWARQDRKDQPRVPIAAKLVAKMLHAAGATRIMTMDLHADQIQGFFEVPVDHLFASTILLPHVEAMNLDNITIASPDMGGSKRAYAYSKYLKCEVVICYKQRKKANVIDTMEVIGNVEGRNIILVDDMVDTAGTLTKAADVMMERGALSVRALTTHAILSGPAYERIEKSGLEELIVTDTIPLKKTSSKIKVVSCAPLFADVMKMVQSNSSISGKFIM from the coding sequence ATGCAATCTGCTATGTTGTCCCCAAAAATTTTTGCTTGTTCCCAAAGTGTTGAATTAGCGGAAAAAATTGCAAGTTCCTATGGAATGGAACTTGGAAAGGTTCGTAAAACCATGTTTAGTGACGGTGAGTACCAGGTCTGCTTTGAAGAATCAATCCGAGGTCGTCGTATTTTTTTGATCGGATCAACTAATCCTCCAAATGACAACTTGATGGAAATGTTGCTAATGATCGATGCCGCAAAAAGAGCATCAGCAAGGCATATCACAGCCGTAATGCCTTATTTTGGATGGGCAAGACAAGACCGAAAAGATCAGCCAAGAGTTCCAATTGCAGCTAAGCTGGTAGCAAAAATGCTGCATGCTGCAGGTGCGACAAGAATTATGACGATGGACCTTCATGCGGATCAGATTCAAGGGTTTTTTGAGGTTCCCGTGGACCATTTGTTCGCCTCTACGATTCTGCTTCCTCATGTTGAAGCCATGAATCTGGACAATATCACTATTGCATCACCTGATATGGGAGGCTCAAAAAGGGCATATGCTTATTCCAAATACCTTAAATGCGAGGTTGTCATCTGCTACAAACAGCGCAAAAAAGCAAATGTCATTGACACCATGGAGGTCATAGGTAATGTTGAGGGCCGAAATATTATACTCGTAGATGACATGGTAGATACTGCAGGAACCCTTACAAAAGCAGCCGATGTGATGATGGAAAGAGGAGCTTTGAGCGTAAGAGCTCTTACAACGCATGCAATCCTCTCAGGCCCGGCTTATGAAAGGATAGAAAAGTCTGGTTTAGAGGAACTTATAGTGACAGATACTATTCCATTAAAAAAGACAAGTTCTAAAATAAAAGTTGTATCTTGCGCCCCCTTATTTGCGGACGTGATGAAGATGGTTCAATCCAATTCATCCATCAGCGGAAAATTTATAATGTAA